A genomic region of Eucalyptus grandis isolate ANBG69807.140 chromosome 5, ASM1654582v1, whole genome shotgun sequence contains the following coding sequences:
- the LOC108959709 gene encoding disease resistance protein RPV1-like, whose protein sequence is MVDAGIWAYKDDEELRTGEEIGDQLLQAIRQSKISIPIFSTGYADSPWCLRELVKMVESKNTRGQKIMPIFYNVAPSEVKYQNEHYGNTIVSHLNKKQFNDETINHWKAALKEVGDLKGWDFHSMLNRGKGEFVKEVVKEVLTELRTANVEVSDCFVKVDNDVDEIIRMIGSQNNETKIVGIHGSGGVGKTTLAIFVYNQLSEYFVDNCCILYDMRTQNITDLQKQLISKILKRKSFDINNVMEGKEVIKRRLCSKRVLLLLDDVNDASQLDALMQKREWFGKGSKIIITTQDWGILKVPTLVDGAYELKGMNFNHSLELFSKHAFRRDYPIQQYISHSNRAVKICGGLPLALEVIGSLLFGKSIEEWDAILKELEKFPQEDVEKKLIISIEALNERQKNIFLDVACFFIGCDKRIVIHMWESCDLCPHQSRSILQQRSLIKIRYDNQLWMHDWLKDIGINFIRRESDMKPEKQQWVWTYEQALDVLVKTQNGGGFHGNESIKAICLEFDEQSRYYFIKEFLASLSNLRFLRVDKKSISQVDSKDFNGDSMSILTQADPFQYDQNSNFLQTPYGRFNLLSELRWLSWNYFPMDMNYELTSFSFGKLVILDLSRSKITEEWDGWSRIKQARNLKVLNLTGCQELRETPDLSFNVNLVQLILEGCRSLVRIHPSISHLKSNSGVA, encoded by the exons ATGGTTGATGCTGGAATTTGGGCATataaggatgatgaagagctccgTACTGGGGAAGAGATCGGCGACCAGCTTCTCCAAGCAATTCGGCAGTCAAAGATCTCAATACCAATCTTTTCTACAGGATATGCTGATAGTCCATGGTGCCTTAGAGAGTTGGTCAAGATGGTGGAGAGCAAGAACACAAGGGGACAAAAGATCATGCCCATTTTCTACAATGTCGCACCATCTGAGGTCAAATACCAGAATGAGCACTACGGCAACACCATTGTTTCTCATTTAAACAAGAAGCAGTTCAATGATGAGACTATCAACCACTGGAAGGCTGCTCTTAAAGAGGTTGGAGACCTAAAGGGATGGGATTTCCACAGCATGCTAAACAG AGGCAAAGGTGAATTCGTGAAAGAAGTTGTCAAGGAAGTTCTGACTGAGTTGAGAACTGCCAATGTGGAAGTATCCGATTGCTTTGTCAAAGTAGACAATGATGTGGATGAAATCATAAGGATGATAGGTTCACAGAACAACGAAACAAAGATTGTTGGAATTCACGGTAGTGGTGGCGTGGGAAAGACGACTCTTGCCATATTTGTGTACAATCAACTTTCTGAATATTTTGTTGACAATTGTTGCATCCTTTATGACATGCGAACACAAAACATTACAGACTTGCAGAAACAGCTCATTTCAAAAATCCTTAAAAGGAAATCGTTTGATATCAACAATGTCATGGAAGGGAAAGAGGTGATCAAGAGAAGGTTATGCTCTAAAAGAGTGCTTCTTCTACTTGATGATGTTAATGATGCAAGTCAACTTGATGCGCTCATGCAGAAGCGTGAGTGGTTTGGTAAGGGAAGCAAGATTATTATTACCACTCAAGACTGGGGAATTCTCAAAGTGCCTACACTTGTTGATGGGGCTTATGAACTTAAAGGCATGAATTTTAATCATTCTTTGGAACTTTTTAGCAAGCATGCCTTCAGAAGAGATTATCCCATACAACAATACATCTCTCACTCTAATAGAGCAGTAAAGATTTGTGGCGGCCTCCCTTTAGCTCTAGAGGTCATTGGTTctcttttatttggaaaaagcaTAGAGGAGTGGGATGCCATATTAAAGGAGCTAGAAAAATTTCCTCAGGAGGATGTTGAAAAGAAGTTGATAATCAGCATTGAGGCATTAaatgaaagacaaaaaaatatatttttggatgTGGCTTGTTTCTTCATTGGGTGTGATAAAAGAATTGTGATCCACATGTGGGAAAGCTGTGACTTGTGTCCTCATCAATCTCGTTCAATCCTCCAGCAAAGATCTTTGATAAAGATTAGATATGATAACCAATTATGGATGCATGATTGGTTAAAAGATATTGGAATAAATTTTATACGAAGAGAGAGTGACATGAAACCGGAGAAGCAACAATGGGTGTGGACTTATGAGCAAGCATTGGATGTTCTGGTGAAAACACAG AATGGAGGTGGTTTTCATGGAAATGAAAGCATTAAAGCAATATGTCTTGAGTTCGATGAACAATCTCGATATTACTTCATCAAAGAATTCTTAGCTAGCctttcaaatctaaggttccTTCGAGTAGACAAAAAGTCCATATCTCAAGTGGATAGTAAAGACTTCAATGGAGACTCAATGTCCATCCTTACTCAAGCTGATCCTTTCCAATATGaccaaaattcaaattttcttcaaacccCATATGGCCGATTTAATCTCCTTTCAGAATTGAGATGGCTTTCATGGAATTACTTTCCTATGGATATGAATTATGAGCTAACTAGTTTCTCCTTCGGGAAGCTAGTAATCCTTGATTTATCAAGGAGTAAAATCACAGAAGAATGGGATGGATGGAGCCGCATAAAG CAGGCTAGGAATTTGAAGGTCCTAAATCTAACTGGATGCCAAGAATTGCGTGAAACTCCAGACTTGTCTTTTAATGTGAATTTAGTACAGTTGATTCTCGAAGGATGTAGGAGTTTGGTTCGAATCCATCCATCCATTAGTCACCTTAAGAG CAATTCAGGAGTTGCCTGA